The Naumovozyma dairenensis CBS 421 chromosome 1, complete genome genome includes a region encoding these proteins:
- the DOS2 gene encoding Dos2p (similar to Saccharomyces cerevisiae DOS2 (YDR068W); ancestral locus Anc_8.187) translates to MDSFLQEQVDDIPSNTPTTKAINDAAAAAAADDDDEKGTISEETRKINETMQAIENQVTKTFELTKSKLRDVVEEKDNGIELKIPILDDETTERANYYLGQLDSNLANVENLASSYWNKVSSKTGGFWSSMNEALDKIVALDVEESSKENEQQVIVVAGNRTEAELKNLSNDKNIYLKKKEKDNSSDTEHNFNIESDEITKEISTILQNDKDLEKLMNSIVPHDVDYKTFWQIYFTEREQILARGEERKKLLNKSKKIDNSEKKTKYETVEEVSWDDDDDDEEEEGGKGQEKDKHIKEHEPENGTDRGESPVVIEKADIPDVASVAKANEDTKIKNSEDQDDEDDDDWE, encoded by the coding sequence ATGGATTCATTCCTTCAGGAACAAGTAGATGACATTCCCTCAAACACACCCACTACTAAAGCAATAAATGAcgctgctgctgctgctgctgctgatgatgatgatgagaaGGGGACCATATCTGAAGAGACACgtaaaataaatgaaactATGCAAGCTATTGAAAACCAAGTGACAAAGACATTTGAATTGACTAAATCTAAATTACGTGATGTAGTGGAGGAGAAAGATAATGGAATTGAATTAAAGATTCCAATTTTGGATGATGAGACTACTGAAAGGGctaattattatttaggACAATTGGATTCAAATTTAGCTAATGTGGAAAATTTAGCTAGTTCTTATTGGAATAAAGTTAGTTCAAAGACTGGCGGATTTTGGTCTTCCATGAATGAAGCTTTGGATAAGATTGTTGCTCTTGATGTTGAAGAATCATCAAAAGAGAATGAACAACaagttattgttgttgctggGAATAGAACGGAGGCAGAATTAAAGAACCTTTCAAACgataagaatatatatttgaaaaagaaagaaaaagataataGTAGTGATACAGAACATAATTTTAACATTGAATCAGATGAAATTACGAAGGAAATTTCAACgattttacaaaatgataaagatttggaaaaattaatgaattctATAGTACCACATGATGTTGATTATAAGACATTTTGgcaaatatattttacGGAAAGGGAACAGATATTAGCTAGAGGTGAGGAAAggaagaaattattgaataaaagtaaaaaaattgacAATTCggaaaagaagacaaaGTATGAAACCGTGGAAGAAGTCAGTTGGgacgacgatgatgatgatgaagaagaggaaggaGGAAAAGGGCAGGAAAAAGACAAGCATATAAAAGAACATGAACCTGAGAATGGAACTGACCGTGGCGAATCGCCAGTAGTTATTGAGAAAGCAGATATTCCTGACGTTGCATCCGTTGCAAAGGCTAATGAAGACacgaaaataaaaaactccgaagatcaagatgatgaagatgatgacgatTGGGAGTAG